CAATGCTTTCTGGTGTGAGTTCGGTAATGGAGCTTAGAGCGTTCCAATGTTGCCTATCAGCTATTAGACCATGCTTTAGCATTTCTGCAAAGCCACTTCTTAATTCAATGAAGGGTAATGTTTTCAAGAAATCTGTATAGACAAAAATCTGTTCAGGAAGAGCAAAAGTCCCTACGATATTTTTAAGATACTGGTGGTCTATTCCTGTTTTTCCACCTATGGAAGCATCACACATAGAAAGGAGCGTGGTTGGGAGGTTAATAAAACTAAAACCTCTTTTGTAGGTAGAAGCGATAAAGCCACCTAAATCGCTAATAACACCACCGCCAAGGTTAATGAGCAATGATTTTCTATCTACTTTGAAGTCTGAAAGTATCTCCCAAATTTGTACGGCTGTACCGATGTTTTTATTTTCCTCACCAGCTTCTATCTCTACAATTTCAAAATGAATATCGGTTTGTAAATTTCCTAGAAGAGTGGGGAGGCAGTATTCGTGAATGTTTTCATCTACCAAGATGATAATTTGGCTTGGTTGGGTCTTTTCTAAAAACTGATTAAGACTACTAAAATCGGAATCTAAACGACTAATCATAAGTGTTAAATTTCAGCAAAGATAACTATATTTTTGGAGTAGATATTTTAAAATAGAGCTTTTAAAAAGATGATACTATCAAGTTGAAAATTCTAAAAATACCATAGTCCATAAAATTCATACTCCAAAGGATAACTAGAAATACTAATAGAACAATGATTCGTTGTTTCTTATCAAATCTCCTCCAATACGAAGTAATGGTATAATACAATAGAAAGATACTGGTTAGAAAGTTAATAGCTCTAAGTATGTAACTTTGTTGAATATCTTTATCACAATGAAGACTAAATGAGTTAACTATATTAAAAGCTGATAAGCTTAATACCACAATAATAATTGATATTATTGGTACATCATCAAAGAATAATTTATGTACAACTAACAGTAAAACAGAACAGAAAAACGGTACAATCCAAATTTGTACGGCAGCTAAGTTATAAATACGGATATAAAAATCAAGAATTCCTATTCCCCAAATAATAAAAGAAGAGAGAATTAAATTTTTAATAAAATGATAGATAAAACTGGAATTGATTTGCATTTAATTAATATGTTGTTTGTTATAGCAAAATCATTTTCATCATAGCTAAATTATAAAAATAAATTAAACTCTATTGGCTTGTTTGGAGTATTTGCTATTATCAACGATTATTTGAAAAGGAACTAAATTTTAATAAAGAAATTAGTTTTAAATCGGATAAATTAGATAAATTTGTCGTCGTATAAAAAACAACTAATAATGAGTCTTTTTAACGATGCCAAAGTCGCTTTTGCAGATAAAACAACAGAACAGCTAGAGAAAGCAAAGTGGATGTTTACTATGATTAAGTTTCCACAACTGACTAATATGGGGATAAACCTTCTTAACTTTAGTATTAAAAATAATTTTCCTTTTGTTGAGGGGATTGTTGAAAAAACATTATTCCAGCAGTTTTGTGGTGGCGTTACTAGAGAGCAAAGCCAGAAGGTAGTTAATGAGATGTATCAGCGTCATATAGGCAGCATCTTTGATTATGCTATAGAAGGTAAAGAAGAAGAACAAGCCTTTGACTATACTTGCGAAGAAATAAAACAAAATATTCTATACGCTGCGGGGAATCCTGCCATTCCTTTTGTAGTTTTTAAACCAACAGGATTTGGGAGGTTAGATTTATATGCAGAAGTTCAGGCGAAAAAAGAGCTAACAAGTTCAGAAAAAGAAGAGTGGAGCAGGGTAGTGAAACGCTACGAAGAAGTTTGTCAGTTAGCATACGACAAAGGTGTGATAGTAATGGTAGATGCCGAAGAGTCTTGGATACAAACAGCCGTAGATGATTTGGTAAACGAAATGAAATCTCGTTATAATAAGGAGAGAGCCATTGTGTGGAATACCATTCAGATGTATAGAACAGGAAGATTGGAGTATCTAGCCGAAGACTTAGAAAGAGCCAAATCTAAAGGTTACTACTTAGGTTATAAGTTTGTGAGAGGGGCTTATATGGAGAAAGAAAGAGAAAGAGCAGAAAAAATGGGTTACCCATCACCTATCCAGCCAACAAAACAGGCTTCTGATGATAATTATAATGCAGGGATAGATTTTGTAATGGCTAATTTAGATAAGGTTTCGGCGTTCTTTGGAACTCATAATGAGAAATCTACGGAGTTGGTAATGGATAGAATGAAAGAAAAAGGTCTGCCGAATGATTTTCAACAAATCCATTTTGGACAACTTTATGGAATGAGTGATAATATCACTTACTATCTAGGAAACCAAAAATACAATGCGTGTAAATATCTGCCTTATGGTCCAGTGAAAGATGTAGTGCCATACCTTACAAGAAGAGCCCAAGAGAATACTTCTGTGGCGGGGCAAACAGGTAGAGAGCTATCTCTAATAGAAAGAGAACTTAAAAGAAGAAAAACAGAAAGATAAAATCTATCTAAGATATACAAAAAAGCCAAAGTAAAGCCTTTTACTTTGGCTTTTTTATTTTAGGCTAGGATTGTTAGGCCAAAGTTGCACTTGTTTCAAAAAAAGTTTTGTTTCTTTTGGATATTCAAAACCTAAGGTCTATATTTGTGCTGTATTTGTACCTTAACATCATCGGAAATGTTATCAAGAAAGGCGGAGGGACTAGACCCTATGAAGCCTTAGCAACCCTTTCATCAAGAAAGAAGGTGCTACATTCTACCTATTTAGGGATAGATAACTAAAAGATTTCTACATTACCTTTTGAGCTTTCTTTTTAACATTTCAATGATTTTTAAATTTTATTGAAATGGAAACTAGCATATTTAATCAGTTCGATGCCTTGCTGCAAAAGAGGATACTTATTTTGGACGGTGCTATGGGCACTATGATACAACGATATAACTTTACCGAAGAAGACTATCGTAGCGAACGCTTTAAAGATTGGGAGCACCCTGTTAAAGGGAATAACGACTTGTTATCCCTCACACAGCCACAAGCGATAGAGGAGATACATCGTCTGTATTTAGACGCAGGGGCAGACATTATAGAAACCAACACCTTTTCTAGCACTACCATTGCGATGGCAGACTACGCAATGGAGTCTTTGGTGGAAGAACTCAACTATGAATCGGCTAGAATTGCTAAAAAACTTTGTGAAGTTTACACCGAAAACAATCCTGATAAACCTCGTTTTGTGGCAGGAGCAATGGGACCTACTAACAGAACGGCGTCGTTGTCTCCAGATGTTAATGACCCAGGCTATAGGGCAATTACCTTTGAAGATTTAAGAAAAGCTTACAAGCAACAGGCAAAAGCATTATTAGAAGGTGGTGCTGATATTTTACTCGTTGAAACCATCTTTGATACGCTTAACGCCAAAGCCGCTTTGTTTGCTATTGATGAGCTGGCAGAGGAGAGAAACACCAGAATTCCTATTATGGTATCAGGTACAATCACCGATGCCTCTGGGAGAACCCTTAGCGGACAAACAGCAGAGGCTTTTCTTATTTCGGTTTCTCATTTAGACTTGCTGAGTGTAGGGCTTAATTGTGCCTTGGGAGCTAAGCAGCTCACACCTTATTTACAGGCTTTGTCAGAACATTCTAATTTTTACATTTCGGTGTATCCTAACGCGGGGTTGCCCAATGCTTTTGGAGCATACGATGAAACGGCAGAGCAAACGGCAGAGCAAGTTAAAGAGTATTTAGATAAACGGTTGGTCAATATCATTGGGGGCTGTTGTGGTACAACACCAGAGCATATTCGTGCCATTGCCGAATTGGTACAACATTATGAACCTAGAAAACTTAATCTCGTATGAAAGGAAATCATCATCAGTTAGAACTTCCTGCGAGACCGCTTAAATTGTCAGGGTTAGAGCCGCTTATCATCACTCCCGAATCTAACTTTGTGAATGTTGGGGAAAGAACGAATGTTGCAGGGTCTAAACGATTTTTAAGGCTGGTAAAAGAGGGCAACTATTCTGAAGCTTTAGAGATTGCAAGGCATCAGGTGGAAGGTGGCGCTCAGATTTTAGATGTCAATATGGACGATGGACTTATTGACGGTAAAGAAGCTATGGTAAAATTCTTAAACCTCATCGCTTCCGAGCCTGATATTGCTCGTATTCCGATTATGATAGACTCTTCCAAGTGGGAGATTTTAGAGGCTGGGTTACAGGTAGTACAAGGTAAAGCGGTGGTCAATTCCATTAGCCTTAAAGGTGGCGAAGAAGAATTTATCAATCAAGCTAAAAAAATAAAAAGATACGGTGCGGCAGTTATTGTTATGGCTTTTGATGAAGTGGGGCAAGCCGATACTTACGACAGAAGGATAGAAATCGCGGAGCGGTCTTATCGCCTTTTGGTAAATAAAGTCAATTTTGCTCCAGAGGATATTATTTTTGACCTTAATATATTTCCTGTAGCTACGGGAATGGAAGAACACAGACGAAACGCTATAGATTTTATTGAAGCGACGAGATGGGTAAGACAAAATTTACTGTATGCTTCGGTAAGTGGAGGCGTGAGTAATGTGTCGTTTTCTTTTAGAGGTAATGATACCGTGAGGGAAGCCATGCACTCGGTATTTTTATACCACGCCATACAAGCAGGAATGAATATGGGGATTGTAAACCCTACTATGTTAGAGGTGTATGACGAAATTCCTAAAGAACTTCTAACCCTAGTAGAAGATGTTATATTAGACCGAAAAGATGATGCTACAGAACGCCTACTAGAATATTCAGAAACGCATAAATCTACCAAAAAGGAAAAGGTAGAAGATTTATCGTGGAGAGAACAATCTTTGCAAGAACGAATTACCTACTCATTAGTAAAGGGTATCGACCGCTTTGTAGAGGAAGATATGGACGCCGCTCTTAAAGTGAGTGAAAAGCCTTTAGATATAATAGAAAATAACCTTATGACAGGTATGGGCGTAGTGGGTGATTTATTTGGAAGTGGGAAGATGTTTCTGCCTCAAGTGGTAAAATCGGCTAGAGTGATGAAAAAAGCCGTGGCTTACCTTCAGCCTTTTATAGAGCGCGAAAAAGATGCTACACGACCGTCCAATGGTAAAATTTTAATGGCAACCGTAAAGGGAGATGTACACGATATTGGTAAAAATATTGTGAGTGTGGTGTTGGGTTGCAACAATTACGATATTGTAGATTTGGGCGTAATGGTACCTGCTGAAAAGATAATCCAAACAGCGATAGACGAAAAGGTAGATGTTATAGGACTTAGTGGACTGATTACTCCGAGTTTGGACGAGATGGTACACATTGCCTCTGAATTAGAAAGGCAAAATCTAGAATTTCCTTTAATGATAGGCGGTGCTACGACTTCAAAAGCCCATACAGCGGTTAAAATTGCTCCTCAGTATCGCAATACGGTAGTTCATGTTAATGATGCGTCTAGGGCGGTAAATGTGGTAAGTTCTCTACTTAATAAAGAGAAATCTAATGCTTATGCTCTTAATTTGAGAGAGGAATATGATGAGTTTAGAGAGAAATTTCTTGGTAGAAAAATAGAGAAGGAGTATGTCTCAATAAAAGAAGCAAGACAAGAACGCTTTAAAATTGATTGGGATAAAGAAATCATTTCCAAGCCTAATAGTTTAGGAATAAAGGTAATTGAAAATCAAGATTTGGAAGCTTTGTTACCTTATATAGATTGGTCGCCGTTTTTTAGAAGTTGGGATTTACACGGTAAATATCCACAGATTTTAGAAGATGAGGTCGTTGGTGTTCAGGCTCGAGAACTGTATCATGATGCTCAAAAAATGCTCAGCCATATTCTAAAGGAGAAAACACTTACAGCGAAAGCTGTTTTTGGGATTTTTCCTGCTCAATCTAATGATAAAGACGATATTATCATCAATAAAAATGAGGAAAAAATAGCCTTTAGAACATTAAGGCAACAGCTTAAAAAATCCAAAGGAAAGCCTTACTATGCTTTGTCGGATTTTATTGCTCCAGAAACTTCGGGTAAGCAAGATTATTTGGGGTTGTTTTGTGTAACGGCTGGTTTTGGTACAGAAGAATTAGCTAAAGCCTACGAGGCTCAAAATGACGATTATAACGCCATTATGGTAAAGGCTCTTGCGGATAGATTTGCAGAGGCTTTTGCAGAATATCTGCACCGTGAGGTAAGATTAAAATATTGGGGATATGCCCAAGATGAAAGTTTAGATAACGAGGCGCTTATTGCCGAAAAATATAGGGGGATTCGTCCAGCTCCAGGGTATCCTGCATGTCCAGACCATTTGGAAAAAGAAACCATTTGGGAAGTACTCAAAGTAGAGGAAGAAATAGGGGTTTACCTCACCGAAAGTTTAGCGATGTTTCCTACGGCATCGGTGTCGGGGTATTACTTTGGAAGTTCTCACGCCAAATATTTTGGAGTGGGCAGAATTACAGAAGACCAGTTAGAAGATTACGCTAATAGAAAAAACATCAGTATAGAAAAAGCAAGAAAATGGCTTACTTCTAACTTATCAGAGTAGTTTAGTTTTTGTGTAAAATATTAAAATTTGATTATGAAAGTAACAGAACATATAAAAAAATCAGAAGGTAAAACCTTATTTTCGTTTGAGATATTACCTCCATTAAAGGGACAGAATATACAATGTATTTTTGATGCCATAGACCCTCTTATTGAGTTTAATCCTAGCTTTATAGATGTTACCTACCATAGAGAAGAGTATGAATATGTAGAGGTAAGAGATGGCTTGTTAGAAAAAAGAGTGGTAAGAAAACGCCCTGGTACAGTGGGGATTTGTGCTGCAATACAGAATAAATATAAGGTAGATGCTATTCCGCATATCCTTTGTGGTGGCTTTAATAGAGAGGATACCGAGAATTTTTTAATTGATTTAGATTTTTTGGGTATAGATAATGTAGTTGCATTGAGGGGAGATGCAGTAAAGTCCGAAATTTATTTTAAACCTGAGAAAAATGGTCATACTTATGCTTCAGATTTGGTAAAGCAGATACAGAATATGAATAAAGGGATTTACTTAGATACTAGCTTGGAGAAAGCAGCTCCTACCAATTTTTCTGTAGGTGTGGCTGGTTATCCAGAGAAGCATATGGAAGCCGCTAGTTTTTCTCAAGACATAGGTCATCTTAAGAAAAAAGTGGAGGCAGGTGCAGATTATATTGTGACCCAAATGTTTTTTGATAATCAAAAATACTTTGATTTTGTAGACAGATGCCGTTCCGAAGGGATAGAAGTCCCAATTATACCAGGACTTAAGCCTATTGCCACTAAAAGTCAGTTGAGTCTTATTCCGCATAGATTTAAGGTAGATTTGCCAGATGATTTGGTAACGGCTATTACTAAAGCCAATAACAATAATGAAGCTAAAGAAATCGGTGTAGAATGGTGCATAGAGCAAAGTAAGGATTTAATGAAAAAAGGAGTGCCTATTCTCCATTATTACTCTATGGGTAAAAGCGAAAGTGTAAGAAAAATAGCAGAGGCTATATTTTAAGATTGATATTGGTTCAGGCTATCTCTCACGATAGCCTGAACGTTTTTATTAGTCAATTTCTTTTGAAATCAATAGGCTTACAGCATTTCCTCCAAATCCAACAGCATTTACTAGTATATTATTGATTTTCTTTTCTTTGGTTATGTTTTGTTTTTCAATAAAAGGAACTTCAATGAGTTGTTGGTGCTCTAACATTAGCAAAGCCAATTCTAAACTCAAAATTCCAGAAGCTCCAAAGGTGTGCCCTATTTTCCATTTATTAGTGGTAAAGAAAGGAATGTTATGAGGTGTAAAAACATCTTCTATGGCAAATTTTTCGGAGGTATCACCTTTAATAGTTCCAGGAGAATGCATCACGATGGCATCTACTTTAGACTTGTCAATATTTCGAGTTGCCATTTCCATCGTCATTCTAAGGCATTCAGCCCTTTCGGAAATAGAAATGTTATGGGTTAAAGGCTCCGAAGCAACGCCTATTCCTGTAATATAAGCGAATGGTGGTCTTTCGCCTGTGAGTTTACCGATCGCCATAGAACCAGCACCTTCGCCTAAGACCATCGTATTTTCTGTTTTAGAAATATCTCCAGCAAGGCAAGGATAGTTTTCGCCTAGGCGATGAGAGTAGATTTTAAGGGCTTTCATTTGAGCGATACTAAACGGCGTTAAAGAAGCCTCGGCACCACCTACCAAAAACTGATTGGTAAATCCAGCTTTTATCCACGCAATGCCGTTGAGTACAGAATGTAAAGCCGTAGAGCAAGTAATGGAATGAGAAAAGTCTGGACCTGTAATGCCTAAATCCTGAAGCACCCAAGTTGAGATATTACCCAAAGTGGTAAGCGGAGAGGTTAGGGTAGGAGTTTTTCCTGTTTCTAAAAAGGTTTGGTAGAATTTTTCAAAACTTTCAGTAGCACCTCTGGAGGAACCTAAATTTACCCCAATATTATCGTTAGTATTCCATTGGGCTTCTTTAAAGGCCATTCTTGAAGCAAGTATACCGTACAGTACAGAAGGGTCTAGCTTTTTGTAAGAAGGGTGTTCTTCTTTTAAAGCATTCAGATGAGGTATTACGCTATCATGCAGTTTTCCCATTAAGGTAGTCTCTCCGTTGGAAAGTTCTTTTTTTAAGTAGGATTTGTCATCACAATAGGCATTCCAAATGTCTGTTTTGTGCATGCCTAGAGCAGATACACTGCCAAATCCGTAAATACCAATAGCCTCGTCTAGCTTCATCTGTCTAAATCTGTGTTAAGAAGGAGCAAAGATAAAAATATGAGATGGACTGAATCTACTTTTTAGTGATATTTTTGTACTTTAGCCCCAGAATTATTCCCTTTGAAATGAATATTCCCAAAAGATTATTAGATAAAATTTCCGAACGAAAAGAAAAAAATGCGTGGCGAGTGTTAACGGAATACACAGGCGAATATGTAGATTTTTTTTCTAATGATTATCTAGGTTTTTCTAAAGAAGTTTTGTTAGAAGATGATAAAGTTGCTTCGTATTCAAAGGTATTGGGTGGCTCTACGGGGTCTAGACTATTGTCTGGTAATTTGCCTATTTTTAGAGAAGTAGAAGAGGTTATCAAAGACTTTCATCAGTCGGAAGCAGCTCTTATTTTCAATTCGGGATATAATGCTAATTTAGGCGTGCTTAGTGCTTTACCTCAAAGGAATGATTGGGTATTGTATGATGAACTTTCTCACGCTTCCATAAGAGATGGCATTCGGTTGTCTTATGCACAATCTAAAAAGTTTAAACATAACGATTTAGAAGACTTAGAACATTTACTTAAAACCAGAAAAGAAACATTGGTTGCAGGAGAGATTTATATCGTTACAGAATCTGTTTTCTCTATGGACGGCGATGCTCCTGATATTGAAGCTCTGTTCAATCTTGCTCAACGTTATGGAGCTTATGTTATCATAGACGAGGCTCACGCTTTGGGTGTTTTGGGAGAATATGGGAGCGGACTAAGCCAAGTATGGTGTCAGCATTCGGCTTTGCTTTGTAGGGTGGTTACTTTTGGTAAAGGTCTAGGGTGTCACGGTGCGGCGGTGCTTTGTTCAGAATTGTTGAGGGAATATCTTATCAACTTTGCAAGGAGTTTTATTTATACTACAGCTTTGGATAGGCATTCGGTGTCCTCTATTTTAAAAGGATATAAAGCCCTTAAAACTCAAACACATCAAAGAGAAAAATTACTCACGAATATTGCTTTTTTCAAAGGAGAAGTAGAACGCCTAGGGCTTAGTGATTACTTTATTCCTAGTGTTGCACCTATACAAGGTATGCTGGTACAAGGCAATAGTCAAGCTAAACTATTGTCTAAAACTTTGGAAGAAAACGGCTATATTGCCAAAGCAATACTTTCGCCTACCGTTCCCGAGGGCAAAGAACGATTGAGATTTTGTATACACGCTTACAACACACCTTCGGAGATAACGGGAGCTTTAGAAATTGCCCACGATTTTATCATTTCTAATGTAAAGAAATAAACTTATGAAACTATTTGTTACAGGCATAGGTACAGAGGTTGGCAAAACCATGATTTCTGCCATATTGGTAGAGGCTTTAGGAGCTGATTATTGGAAACCTATACAAGCAGGAGATTTAGACTTTTCGGATACAGATAAAGTGAGAAGTTTGGTTACTCGTACAGATGTATCGTTTCACCCAAATGCTTATGCCCTTAATACACCTGCTAGTCCGCATTATTCGGCAGAATTAGATGGCGTGTCTATCAGACTTGAATCTATGGTAGAACCTCTTGCCGATAACGATTTGGTGATAGAAGGTGCAGGTGGTGTGATGGTTCCCATAAATGATAAGGATACTTTTTTAGATTTCATTAAGGAAGATTATAAGGTAGTTTTAGTTTCTAGAAATTATTTAGGAAGTATCAACCATACTTTAATGACTTACGAAGTGCTTAAAAATAAAGGCGTTAATTTTTTAGGTATTGTGTTTAATGGAGAAGCTAATCCTTCCACAGAACAGATTATCATCTCTAAAACTCAACTAGAAGTAATAGGTAGGGTAGCGGAAGAACCAATATGGAATAAAGAAACAGTGCGAAAATACGCTTCTGTGTTTAATACTAATTTTTTCAAAAAATGAATTGGAGCGAAAAAGATTTAGAATACAACTGGCACCCATACACACAACATAAAGGGCTAAAAGAACTCCCTGTAATTGTGAAGGGCAAAGGCGAGTTTTTATGGGATACCAATGGTAAGCGCTATATAGACGGCATTGCCAGTTGGTGGGTTAATCCGTTTGGACATAGTAACTCTGTTTTAGCAGAAGCTATTTATAATCAGCTTAATACTTTAGAGCATGTGTTGTTTGGAGGTTTTACGCATACCAAAGCAATTGAACTTTCAGAGCGGTTATTAAGTTTATTGCCCTCTAATCAGAAAAAGATATTTTACTCGGATAATGGTTCTACGGCGGTGGAAATAGCTATCAAGGCTGCCCTCCAATTTTTTTATAACAAAGGTTTAAAAAAAACTAAGATTATTGCTTTTGAAAATGCTTTCCATGGGGATACCTTTGGAGCGATGGCGGCTAGTGGGATTTCATTTTTCACCGAAGCTTTTAAAAACTCCCTTATAGAAGTAGAAAGAATACCTGTGCCTACCAAAGGAAACGAGGAAAGATGCATTAAACAATTTGAAACTTTGGTAAAAACAGATGAGTTTGCGTGCTTTATTTTTGAACCATTGATACTTGGTGCGGCAGGAATGCAAATGTACGATGCAGAGCCTCTCAATCAATTGATTACTATTGCTAAACAAAACCAAGTGTTTACCATAGCTGATGAGGTTATGACGGGCTTTGGTAAAACGGGCAAAACTTTCGCTTGTGAATATCTTTCTCAACAACCAGATATGATGTGTTTTTCCAAAGCTCTAACGGGGGGAACTATACCTATGGCGGTTACTAGCTTTTCGGAGGAGGTGTTTCAAGGGTTTTATGATGATGATGTTAATAAAGCCTTGTTTCATGGGCATACTTTTACGGCTAATCCTACGGGCTGTTCGGCGGCTTTAGCAACGATAAATCTCTTGCTTACAGACGAAATGCAAAGGCATATTAAAAGGGTTCATCAGTCTCACCTTAAATTTTTGAAACAACTAGAAGGGAAGAAAGTGGCTAATGCTAGAGTGCTAGGTGTTATTTTAGCATTTGAGTTAGAGTTAGACGGT
This Riemerella anatipestifer DNA region includes the following protein-coding sequences:
- the bioA gene encoding adenosylmethionine--8-amino-7-oxononanoate transaminase, whose protein sequence is MNWSEKDLEYNWHPYTQHKGLKELPVIVKGKGEFLWDTNGKRYIDGIASWWVNPFGHSNSVLAEAIYNQLNTLEHVLFGGFTHTKAIELSERLLSLLPSNQKKIFYSDNGSTAVEIAIKAALQFFYNKGLKKTKIIAFENAFHGDTFGAMAASGISFFTEAFKNSLIEVERIPVPTKGNEERCIKQFETLVKTDEFACFIFEPLILGAAGMQMYDAEPLNQLITIAKQNQVFTIADEVMTGFGKTGKTFACEYLSQQPDMMCFSKALTGGTIPMAVTSFSEEVFQGFYDDDVNKALFHGHTFTANPTGCSAALATINLLLTDEMQRHIKRVHQSHLKFLKQLEGKKVANARVLGVILAFELELDGKHDYYGDLRNRLYQFFIEQGVILRPVGNTIYVLPPYTISDESLNIIYQKILESIDKFGEVF